In Acidobacteriota bacterium, one genomic interval encodes:
- a CDS encoding ABC transporter substrate-binding protein produces MKTKLLPLLAATALAALSLSLLLAGCGPRSAPEQDPPQDNEPKRGGSIIIATSADISGFNPLIVSSNRPTELVLRHVFPQLAREQADFEDGPPSFTPSLAESWEWSEDHKTATFKLRKTARWSDGAPITAEDVRFSWQAQIDPDVAWDTVEYKESITDVEVVDPHTVRFHFDRVYPNQMLHLNESYVLPKHRWSEIPFSEWRQRSEWFRDNAVFGGPFLIASWSPQQEIVLERNPEYWDPVQPYLDRVVFRIVTDQSNQISQLLAGQIDMASNPAPDQLDRLKESEGVRLLQYWGPSFIFIGWNQKHPMFQAQEVRQALTLAIDRVTLVEALWGDAGRVSDSPILQNVWIHNDQLEPYPYNPSRAKEILANHGWQDTDGDGILDRDGEPFAFELITNVGNRQRLDATVMIQSQLKRIGIDVTPQVIDFQNFIARKDERDFDAVVMGWTFPTTMDFRYAFHSRKIPDMGNNFVSFSDERVDEILDEIAVQVELADAEPLLLEMQEILNQRLPYTFLWESKRSVGLSVRVRDAKPSALFQHDNLPEWWVIDAVATTR; encoded by the coding sequence ATGAAGACAAAACTCCTTCCGCTCCTCGCCGCCACCGCCCTCGCCGCCCTGAGCCTTTCCCTACTTTTGGCCGGCTGCGGTCCGCGGAGCGCGCCGGAGCAGGACCCGCCGCAGGACAACGAACCGAAGCGGGGCGGATCGATCATCATCGCCACCAGCGCCGACATCAGCGGCTTCAATCCGCTGATCGTGTCCTCCAACCGGCCGACGGAACTGGTCCTGCGCCACGTCTTCCCGCAGCTCGCCCGAGAGCAGGCGGATTTCGAGGACGGCCCGCCCAGTTTCACACCGAGTCTGGCGGAGAGCTGGGAATGGTCCGAGGACCATAAGACGGCCACTTTCAAGCTGCGCAAGACCGCCCGCTGGAGCGATGGCGCCCCGATCACCGCCGAGGACGTGCGGTTCTCGTGGCAGGCGCAGATCGATCCCGATGTCGCCTGGGACACGGTGGAGTACAAAGAGTCGATCACCGACGTCGAGGTGGTGGATCCGCACACCGTTCGATTCCACTTCGACCGGGTGTACCCGAACCAGATGCTCCACCTCAACGAGAGCTACGTCCTGCCGAAGCACCGCTGGTCGGAGATTCCCTTTTCCGAGTGGCGGCAACGCAGCGAGTGGTTTCGCGACAACGCCGTCTTCGGCGGCCCGTTCCTGATCGCCTCCTGGTCGCCGCAGCAGGAGATCGTGCTGGAACGCAACCCCGAGTACTGGGACCCGGTGCAGCCGTACCTCGACCGGGTGGTCTTCCGCATCGTCACCGACCAGTCCAACCAAATCTCTCAGCTCCTCGCCGGTCAGATCGACATGGCGAGCAACCCGGCACCGGATCAGCTCGACCGTCTGAAGGAATCGGAGGGCGTGAGACTGCTGCAGTACTGGGGTCCAAGCTTCATCTTCATCGGCTGGAACCAGAAGCATCCGATGTTCCAGGCCCAGGAAGTGCGCCAGGCCCTCACGTTGGCGATCGACCGCGTCACCCTGGTGGAGGCCCTGTGGGGCGATGCCGGCCGGGTTTCGGACTCGCCGATTCTGCAAAATGTCTGGATCCACAACGACCAGCTCGAGCCCTACCCCTACAACCCGTCGAGAGCGAAGGAAATCCTGGCGAATCACGGCTGGCAGGACACTGACGGCGACGGCATTCTCGACCGCGACGGCGAACCCTTCGCCTTCGAGCTGATCACCAATGTGGGCAATCGCCAGCGACTGGATGCCACCGTGATGATCCAGAGCCAACTCAAACGCATCGGGATCGACGTCACCCCCCAGGTCATCGACTTTCAGAACTTCATAGCCCGTAAAGACGAGCGCGACTTCGACGCCGTTGTGATGGGCTGGACCTTTCCCACCACCATGGACTTTCGCTACGCCTTCCACAGCCGAAAGATCCCCGACATGGGGAACAACTTCGTCAGTTTCTCGGACGAGCGGGTGGACGAGATCTTGGACGAGATCGCCGTGCAGGTGGAACTGGCCGACGCCGAACCCCTGCTGCTGGAGATGCAGGAGATCTTGAACCAGCGTCTGCCCTACACCTTCCTGTGGGAATCGAAGCGCAGTGTCGGCTTGAGCGTGCGAGTGCGTGACGCCAAACCGTCAGCGCTCTTCCAGCACGACAACCTTCCCGAGTGGTGGGTGATCGACGCCGTCGCCACGACCCGCTGA
- a CDS encoding Hsp20/alpha crystallin family protein yields the protein MSNGMVRTTPDLFRNSLHRFFDQSFGDAFSLSRPSEEVSNRSWIPSVDVRETDEALTLFVELPGMKREDVDITLENRMITLRGERKFEQDSSRESYHRIERAYGSFSRSFTLPSNVQTDQVNASFSDGLLTIELPKAEESKPRKIEIAG from the coding sequence ATGAGCAATGGAATGGTTCGCACCACCCCCGACCTCTTCCGCAACAGCCTGCACCGCTTCTTTGACCAGAGTTTTGGCGACGCCTTCTCCCTGTCGCGGCCGAGCGAGGAAGTGTCCAACCGTAGCTGGATCCCGTCGGTGGACGTGCGCGAGACCGACGAGGCATTGACCCTTTTCGTCGAGCTGCCGGGGATGAAGCGCGAGGACGTGGACATCACCCTCGAAAACCGCATGATCACCCTGCGCGGCGAGCGCAAATTCGAGCAGGACAGCTCGCGCGAGAGCTACCACCGCATCGAGCGCGCCTACGGTTCCTTCTCGCGCTCCTTTACCCTGCCTTCGAACGTCCAAACGGATCAAGTGAACGCGTCCTTCTCTGACGGCCTGCTGACCATCGAACTACCGAAGGCCGAGGAGTCCAAGCCGCGCAAGATTGAGATTGCAGGCTGA
- a CDS encoding ATP-binding protein — MASATQSSRRLLFGSIAFGLFVLFELALFGVLIFQSLSKREVNKVLLETQAEAQLLADQIASGAESQRDPDLFTAVASQRLVTTLIEEILHEKKLVKHMRILDAEGTLVWEGYSEQTRRVRPFPEGDELAAGERRVSEVVNEWEEPFERVEVPIDVFGTLQVGINPDELAARLGVLRQDLIRQAVIIGAVSILLLLTAYAVIWRLARKTSRLEEQAAEAERLAYIGTLASGLAHEIRNPLNSLNLNMQMLQEDEADAGNQRLLSITRSEIGRLEGLVTDFLSYARPRPPEVETVAVAGLLERTRQLLVGTARRAEVDFEVVDRTGGASLEVDAEQLGQLLLNLAQNALSAVEEVERPGKIWLRAKAEGEAVVLSVEDNGAGLGDADRERLFDLFYSNRKGGTGLGLAIVQRIAAAHGGRVVVADRPGGGTIMSVHLPQARGKAPSPASVPAAALSAGHR; from the coding sequence ATGGCCTCCGCGACCCAATCCTCCCGCCGCCTGCTCTTTGGCTCCATCGCCTTCGGCCTTTTCGTGCTCTTCGAGCTGGCGCTCTTCGGGGTGTTGATCTTCCAGTCCCTCTCGAAGCGCGAAGTGAACAAGGTGTTGCTCGAAACCCAAGCCGAAGCGCAGCTCCTGGCGGATCAGATCGCCAGCGGGGCGGAGAGCCAGCGCGATCCGGATCTGTTCACGGCGGTGGCTTCCCAGCGGCTGGTGACCACCCTGATCGAAGAGATCCTGCACGAGAAGAAACTGGTGAAGCACATGCGGATCCTCGACGCCGAAGGCACGCTGGTGTGGGAGGGCTACAGCGAGCAGACTCGGCGGGTGCGGCCTTTCCCGGAGGGCGATGAACTGGCGGCCGGTGAGCGGCGGGTGTCAGAGGTGGTCAATGAATGGGAGGAGCCCTTCGAGCGGGTGGAGGTACCGATCGACGTGTTCGGAACCTTGCAGGTGGGGATCAACCCGGACGAGCTGGCGGCACGCCTCGGCGTATTGCGCCAGGATCTGATCCGCCAAGCGGTGATCATCGGCGCCGTTTCGATCCTGCTCCTGCTCACCGCTTACGCGGTGATCTGGCGCTTGGCGCGCAAGACCAGCCGACTCGAAGAGCAGGCCGCCGAGGCGGAGCGGCTGGCCTATATCGGAACCCTGGCGTCGGGCCTGGCGCACGAGATCCGCAACCCCTTGAATTCTTTGAACCTCAACATGCAGATGTTGCAAGAGGACGAGGCCGATGCCGGCAACCAGCGTCTACTTTCGATCACCCGCTCGGAAATTGGGCGGCTGGAAGGCCTGGTGACGGACTTTCTATCCTACGCCCGGCCGCGCCCGCCGGAGGTGGAGACGGTGGCCGTCGCCGGTTTGTTGGAACGCACCCGGCAGCTCCTGGTCGGCACCGCTCGGCGAGCGGAGGTGGATTTCGAGGTGGTGGACCGCACCGGTGGCGCGTCCCTCGAGGTGGATGCGGAGCAGCTCGGTCAGTTGCTCCTCAACCTGGCCCAGAATGCCCTGTCGGCGGTGGAAGAGGTGGAGCGGCCGGGAAAGATCTGGCTGCGGGCGAAGGCCGAAGGCGAGGCGGTGGTGCTGTCGGTAGAAGACAACGGCGCGGGCCTCGGCGATGCCGATCGCGAGCGCCTCTTCGACCTTTTCTATTCCAACCGCAAGGGCGGCACCGGCTTGGGCCTCGCCATCGTCCAGCGCATTGCGGCGGCCCACGGCGGCCGGGTCGTGGTGGCTGATCGACCCGGCGGCGGCACCATCATGTCCGTGCACCTGCCGCAGGCGCGCGGCAAGGCACCGTCGCCGGCCTCCGTGCCGGCGGCGGCGCTAAGCGCGGGGCACCGCTAG
- a CDS encoding ADP-ribosylation factor-like protein — translation MAILDQGQLVVRIVYDGPPQAGKTSSLIALGKSLGREVVCAGESEGRTLYFDWLDYVGGRFDGRSIRCQVVTVPGQTSLWPRRRALLESADAIVFVADTVEECLDADLEALDQLNALLNPIEPRPAVILQANKRDLPGALSLDRVRERLSSGNLVAVTESVASQGRGIRETFILAVRLALDRAREMTRLGVLAEGSPAVDNAADLLGALQAMEGEMPLRLAGAQPRQEVPAAGPPQGTTQEPVARPTGPQVHEPRAADPHSHGDRHEAVPRPPDPSIPGGMIWPPIGGRIILHEAEPDTARMGRLTGGGWADVGNPRWLIHSPPGARYDQLETGRQRLIAWARWHSRLGGLLSSKRCIVLAEDSLRRWRLWQVVGRSATLRGLLLDAFANGEATELAHRLVTAAEALMTLRDRPELDPLHPNLDSVGPEDGRWVFTGLMPTTPAEPESGEERAETDSERPVRDLPRALADGLRTWAGDRTELAAELSRRRSQTTAPGIVDSLVEIART, via the coding sequence ATGGCCATCCTCGATCAGGGTCAACTGGTCGTCCGTATCGTCTACGACGGGCCGCCCCAGGCTGGAAAGACTTCGAGTCTCATAGCCCTCGGAAAGAGCCTCGGTCGCGAGGTGGTGTGCGCCGGCGAATCGGAAGGAAGGACCCTCTATTTTGATTGGCTGGACTACGTCGGCGGCCGCTTCGACGGCAGGTCCATCCGCTGCCAGGTGGTCACCGTACCCGGCCAGACGAGCCTGTGGCCTCGTCGGCGGGCTCTGCTGGAGTCCGCCGACGCGATCGTCTTTGTCGCCGACACCGTCGAGGAGTGCCTAGATGCCGATCTCGAGGCGCTCGATCAACTGAATGCCCTGCTGAATCCCATCGAGCCGCGTCCGGCGGTCATCCTCCAAGCCAACAAACGAGATCTGCCCGGCGCCTTGTCCCTCGATCGAGTGCGCGAGCGACTCTCCTCGGGAAACCTGGTGGCGGTGACCGAGTCGGTGGCGTCCCAGGGCCGAGGTATCCGCGAGACTTTCATCCTCGCCGTCCGGCTAGCGCTTGACCGGGCCCGCGAGATGACCCGCCTCGGCGTTCTGGCCGAGGGCTCGCCGGCGGTCGACAACGCCGCTGACCTGCTGGGCGCCCTGCAGGCGATGGAAGGCGAGATGCCGCTCCGGCTGGCCGGCGCCCAGCCGCGCCAGGAAGTGCCCGCCGCAGGCCCTCCGCAAGGGACGACCCAAGAACCGGTCGCCCGACCGACGGGGCCGCAGGTGCACGAACCGCGGGCAGCGGATCCGCACTCCCACGGCGACCGCCACGAGGCGGTGCCGCGCCCCCCCGACCCGTCGATCCCCGGCGGCATGATCTGGCCCCCCATCGGCGGGCGCATCATCCTGCACGAGGCCGAGCCCGATACCGCGCGCATGGGCCGCCTCACCGGTGGCGGCTGGGCCGACGTGGGAAATCCCCGGTGGCTCATTCACTCACCGCCCGGCGCTCGCTACGATCAGCTCGAAACCGGCCGCCAGCGGCTGATCGCTTGGGCGCGCTGGCACTCGCGTCTCGGCGGTCTTCTGTCTTCGAAGCGCTGCATCGTGCTCGCCGAGGACTCGCTCCGCCGGTGGCGACTGTGGCAGGTCGTCGGCCGCAGCGCGACCCTGCGGGGACTCCTCCTTGACGCTTTCGCCAACGGCGAAGCGACGGAACTCGCCCACCGCCTGGTGACCGCTGCCGAGGCTCTGATGACCTTGCGCGATCGCCCGGAACTGGACCCCCTCCACCCCAACCTGGACAGTGTCGGGCCGGAAGACGGCCGCTGGGTCTTCACCGGCCTGATGCCGACGACCCCCGCCGAGCCGGAGTCCGGTGAGGAAAGGGCCGAAACGGACAGCGAACGGCCGGTACGGGATCTGCCGAGAGCCCTGGCCGACGGCTTGAGGACCTGGGCGGGAGACCGGACCGAGTTGGCCGCAGAGCTCAGCCGCCGGAGGTCACAGACCACGGCACCGGGAATCGTCGACTCCTTGGTCGAAATCGCTAGGACGTGA
- a CDS encoding roadblock/LC7 domain-containing protein, with protein MANVNETLEVLGDITGFVGSCIVDSNSGMMLGSHGGGQMDLEVAAAGNTEVVRAKRATMKSLALDDEIDDILITLSRQYHLIRPLSNNDGLFIYLVLDKNRANLAMGRHQLGQAEKNLVI; from the coding sequence ATGGCGAACGTGAACGAAACTCTGGAAGTTCTGGGCGACATCACCGGGTTCGTGGGGTCCTGCATCGTGGACAGCAACAGCGGCATGATGCTGGGATCGCACGGCGGGGGTCAGATGGATCTGGAAGTGGCGGCGGCCGGCAACACGGAAGTGGTGCGGGCGAAGCGGGCGACAATGAAGTCGCTGGCGCTGGACGACGAGATCGACGACATCCTGATCACCCTGAGCAGGCAGTATCACCTGATTCGTCCCCTGTCGAACAACGACGGCCTGTTCATCTATCTGGTGCTCGACAAGAACCGGGCCAATCTGGCGATGGGCCGTCACCAGCTCGGCCAGGCCGAGAAGAACCTGGTCATCTAA
- a CDS encoding ATP-binding protein, which yields MPPFIHLKEPPSPKGSASPARPAGGATGSAKAVALEGILELLPAGVIALDGKLRVRYINSAGLDALGITVEDLDTSEVLEGFLGQDSMVEALRAVIEGGEERRLAVFVPAGDDTPREIGLTVVPQRTEFPTASGIRALIIFRSLEDGRSLDERMREIEYQAATGRLAAGFAHEVRNPIAAIQGLAEGLLEELPTGSPLVEYAVRIRRLVDRLEGLVQSCLDLGGTAISLTSPIQPRFLVETALALTGVGDQVRVKIDPGAPRVLTDAPQTASCLKALILNAVEAGEPASEVEVRVRSGADDHQRVLFEVLDRGPGIPAHLMTRVFEPFFTTKPGSTGLGLAVARLVASRNHGSLEVRSRRGETVFALALPAAPLEEAAP from the coding sequence GTGCCCCCGTTCATCCACCTCAAGGAGCCCCCGTCGCCCAAAGGCTCAGCCTCGCCGGCGAGACCCGCCGGTGGCGCAACCGGCTCCGCGAAGGCCGTCGCCCTAGAGGGCATTCTCGAACTCCTGCCGGCCGGGGTGATCGCTCTCGACGGGAAGTTGCGGGTCCGCTACATCAATTCAGCCGGCCTGGACGCCCTTGGCATCACCGTGGAGGACCTCGACACCAGCGAGGTCTTGGAAGGCTTTCTCGGCCAGGACTCCATGGTCGAAGCGCTACGGGCGGTAATTGAGGGCGGCGAGGAGCGCCGCCTCGCGGTGTTCGTACCGGCCGGAGACGATACGCCGCGGGAGATCGGCCTCACGGTCGTGCCGCAGCGGACCGAGTTTCCGACCGCCAGCGGCATTCGTGCCTTGATCATCTTCCGCAGCCTGGAGGACGGCCGGTCGCTCGATGAGCGGATGCGAGAGATCGAATACCAGGCGGCCACCGGCCGGCTGGCGGCGGGCTTCGCCCACGAAGTGCGCAATCCCATTGCCGCGATACAAGGCCTGGCGGAGGGACTGCTCGAAGAGCTGCCCACCGGCAGCCCACTAGTCGAGTACGCGGTGCGGATCCGCAGGCTGGTGGATCGCCTCGAGGGCCTGGTGCAAAGTTGCCTCGACCTGGGCGGTACGGCGATCTCGCTCACCTCGCCGATTCAACCGCGGTTCCTGGTCGAGACCGCCCTCGCCCTGACCGGCGTCGGCGACCAGGTGCGGGTCAAAATCGATCCCGGCGCGCCGCGCGTGTTGACGGACGCGCCACAAACCGCCAGTTGCCTGAAAGCCCTGATCCTCAACGCCGTCGAAGCCGGCGAGCCGGCCTCGGAAGTCGAGGTACGGGTGCGCTCCGGCGCGGACGACCACCAGCGGGTATTGTTCGAGGTCCTCGATCGGGGCCCCGGCATTCCGGCCCACCTGATGACGCGGGTGTTCGAGCCATTCTTTACCACCAAGCCGGGTTCCACCGGACTCGGTTTGGCGGTCGCCCGGCTGGTGGCTTCGCGCAATCACGGCTCCCTCGAAGTCCGCTCTCGGCGGGGGGAGACGGTCTTCGCCCTCGCCCTGCCCGCCGCACCGCTCGAGGAGGCCGCACCGTGA
- a CDS encoding sigma-54 dependent transcriptional regulator — MGKLLLVEDEEDLRFAIARFLSRRGFQVIEAGRLSEAAEKFLEARPEVVVVDYRLPDGDGLALLRTLRRHEPGLAAIVLTGEATIQLAVESIKEGAQQFLAKPVELDTLATMARRLADSRKAERVYQASQQRDRRQEVDPFVGTSAAIERLKEEAFQVAAVPVSVLIQGETGTGKGVLARWLHQNGPRRDEPWVDLNCAGLSRQLLESELFGHQKGAFTGAVTAKPGLLEVAHRGSLFLDEIGDMSPEVQPRLLKVLEEKTFRRLGDVRQRRAEVRLMAATHHDLEARSQTGHFRLDLLYRINTVRLVVPPLRQRRQDIVQLARSLSRSLAQELGCSAPELEPEAEEKLLEHSWPGNVRELRNVIERTLLFGRIRSIGADEVERAIGNGGGAQPGSEATAGLASGPVPSLVEAEKRHIQNTLRRFSGDVREAARVLEISRSGLYKKLQRHGLSPQQA; from the coding sequence TTGGGCAAACTCCTCCTGGTCGAAGACGAAGAGGATCTTCGGTTCGCCATCGCCCGGTTTCTCAGCCGACGCGGCTTCCAGGTCATCGAAGCCGGGCGGCTCTCGGAAGCGGCCGAGAAATTCCTCGAAGCGCGACCGGAGGTGGTGGTCGTCGACTATCGGCTGCCGGACGGCGACGGCCTGGCCCTGCTGCGTACCCTGCGCCGCCACGAGCCCGGCCTGGCGGCCATTGTATTGACCGGCGAGGCGACCATCCAGCTTGCGGTCGAGTCGATCAAGGAGGGTGCGCAGCAGTTTCTCGCCAAACCGGTGGAACTCGACACCCTGGCGACGATGGCCCGGCGGCTGGCCGACAGCCGCAAGGCGGAACGCGTCTACCAGGCCTCTCAACAGCGTGACCGGCGACAGGAAGTCGACCCCTTTGTCGGCACGAGCGCGGCGATCGAGCGCCTGAAGGAGGAAGCCTTCCAGGTGGCGGCGGTGCCGGTATCGGTGCTGATCCAGGGCGAAACCGGAACCGGCAAGGGAGTCCTGGCGCGCTGGCTGCACCAGAACGGACCGCGGCGGGACGAGCCGTGGGTCGACCTCAACTGCGCCGGTCTGTCCCGCCAACTCCTCGAGAGCGAACTGTTCGGTCATCAGAAAGGCGCCTTCACCGGCGCGGTGACCGCCAAACCGGGGCTGCTCGAGGTCGCCCACCGGGGCAGCCTGTTCCTCGACGAGATCGGGGACATGAGCCCCGAGGTCCAACCGCGGCTGCTCAAAGTTCTCGAAGAGAAGACCTTCCGCCGCCTCGGCGATGTGCGCCAGCGGCGGGCCGAAGTGCGGCTGATGGCCGCCACCCATCACGACCTGGAGGCGCGCTCGCAGACCGGCCACTTCCGGCTCGACCTCCTGTACCGCATCAACACCGTCCGACTGGTCGTTCCACCGCTGCGCCAGCGGCGGCAAGACATCGTCCAACTCGCCCGCAGCTTGAGCCGAAGCCTCGCTCAAGAGCTGGGCTGCAGCGCACCGGAACTCGAGCCGGAGGCCGAAGAGAAGCTCTTGGAGCATTCCTGGCCGGGCAACGTTCGCGAACTGCGCAACGTCATTGAGCGCACCCTACTCTTTGGCCGCATCCGTTCGATCGGTGCTGACGAGGTGGAACGCGCCATCGGCAACGGAGGCGGCGCGCAACCCGGATCGGAGGCGACGGCCGGACTGGCTTCGGGTCCCGTTCCCAGCCTCGTGGAAGCCGAGAAACGGCACATCCAGAACACCCTCCGACGGTTCTCCGGCGACGTCCGCGAGGCGGCTCGGGTGCTCGAAATCTCACGCAGCGGCCTCTACAAGAAGCTCCAGCGGCACGGCCTCTCGCCGCAGCAAGCCTGA
- a CDS encoding HAMP domain-containing sensor histidine kinase — protein sequence MRENLLTFAEPTRGLRAKPSRKPSQDPTNDHPSFETLGRLVAEIAHEARNPLASILAGLEAWTDEPEAPFDLYGVRIQRDARRLALLMDCLLELARPSRQRREAVAMRSLVKDVIATADLALLTSQVELQPELCVGDAEVAGDPAALRRMIQNLLDNAIQHTAIEAAPGERVVRLALRAQGGSVVLSIQDRGPGFAPDELARAFEPFFSRRRGGSGLGLSIVQKVVAEHKGQIALRNRKTGGAVARVTLPAHGSAG from the coding sequence ATGCGCGAGAACTTGCTGACCTTCGCGGAGCCCACCCGTGGCCTCCGCGCCAAACCTTCACGGAAACCTTCACAAGACCCGACGAACGACCATCCGAGCTTCGAAACCCTGGGCCGGCTGGTGGCCGAAATCGCCCACGAGGCCCGCAATCCCTTGGCCTCAATCCTCGCCGGCCTGGAGGCCTGGACCGACGAGCCGGAGGCGCCCTTCGACCTGTACGGCGTTCGCATCCAGCGCGACGCTCGCCGTCTGGCGCTCCTGATGGACTGCTTGCTGGAACTCGCCCGTCCGAGCCGCCAGCGGCGCGAAGCGGTTGCGATGCGGAGCCTGGTGAAGGACGTCATCGCCACCGCCGACCTGGCGCTCCTGACGTCGCAGGTCGAGTTGCAACCGGAACTCTGCGTCGGCGACGCGGAAGTGGCAGGGGATCCGGCGGCGCTCCGGCGGATGATCCAGAACCTCCTGGACAATGCGATTCAGCACACGGCCATCGAGGCCGCGCCCGGCGAGCGGGTCGTGCGTCTCGCCCTTCGTGCCCAGGGTGGTTCGGTGGTGCTCTCGATTCAGGATCGGGGACCGGGCTTCGCGCCGGACGAACTCGCTCGCGCCTTCGAACCGTTCTTCAGCCGGCGACGGGGAGGTTCCGGCCTCGGCCTGTCGATCGTGCAGAAGGTGGTGGCCGAACACAAGGGCCAGATCGCCCTGCGCAACCGCAAGACCGGCGGCGCGGTGGCCCGGGTGACGCTGCCCGCGCACGGGTCCGCGGGGTGA